Proteins encoded together in one Carya illinoinensis cultivar Pawnee chromosome 3, C.illinoinensisPawnee_v1, whole genome shotgun sequence window:
- the LOC122303728 gene encoding acanthoscurrin-1-like — protein sequence MARWSVMLVVFLAVVVQSTTARTVPSDAGAGLDDQKNFVSYGGVGGYSGLGSNGLPFGGIGGAAGIGGGLGGGLGGGLGGGLGGLGGVGGIGGLGGTGGLGGTIGGGVGVGGGAGGGVGGGVGGGTGVLPYP from the coding sequence ATGGCAAGGTGGAGCGTAATGCTGGTTGTTTTTCTGGCTGTAGTAGTTCAAAGCACTACAGCAAGAACTGTGCCCAGCGATGCAGGCGCTGGCCTCGACGACCAGAAGAACTTCGTCTCATACGGAGGGGTTGGCGGCTATTCCGGACTGGGTAGCAATGGGCTCCCCTTTGGTGGAATAGGTGGAGCTGCTGGGATAGGCGGCGGCCTTGGTGGTGGTCTTGGAGGTGGGCTTGGCGGTGGTCTTGGCGGGCTCGGCGGAGTAGGCGGGATTGGTGGCTTGGGTGGAACAGGTGGCTTGGGTGGGACAATTGGTGGCGGTGTCGGCGTTGGCGGTGGAGCTGGTGGGGGTGTAGGCGGTGGCGTTGGTGGCGGTACCGGTGTTCTTCCATATCCTTGA
- the LOC122303731 gene encoding 26S proteasome regulatory subunit 4 homolog B-like → MGQGTPGGLNRGLPGDRKADGSDKKEKKFEPAAPPARVGRKQRKQKGPEAAARLPTVTPLTKCKLRLLKLERVKDYLLMEEEFVTNQERLKPQEEKAEEDRSKVDDLRGSPMSVGNLEELIDENHAIVSSSVGPEYYVGILSFVDKDQLEPGCAILMHNKVLSVVGLLQDEVDPMVSVMKVEKAPLESYADIGGLDAQIQEIKEAVELPLTHPELYEDIGIKPPKGVILYGEPGTGKTLLAKAVANSTSATFLRVVGSELIQKYLGDGPKLVRELFRVADDLSPSIVFIDEIDAIGTKRYDAHSGGEREIQRTMLELLNQLDGFDSRGDVKVILATNRIESLDPALLRPGRIDRKIEFPLPDIKTRRRIFQIHTSRMTLADDVNLEEFVMTKDEFSGADIKAICTEAGLLALRERRMKVTHVDFKKAKEKVMFKKKEGVPEGLYM, encoded by the exons ATGGGTCAAGGAACTCCGGGCGGTTTGAACCGAGGTCTACCCGGCGATCGAAAGGCGGATGGCTCCgacaagaaggagaagaaattcGAGCCCGCGGCCCCGCCGGCTCGAGTCGGTCGCAAGCAGCGGAAGCAGAAGGGCCCCGAGGCTGCGGCTAGGCTCCCGACCGTGACGCCATTGACCAAGTGCAAGCTCCGGCTCCTCAAGCTGGAGCGCGTGAAGGACTATCTCCTTATGGAGGAAGAGTTCGTGACGAACCAGGAGCGGCTCAAGCCGCAGGAGGAGAAAGCTGAGGAGGACAGATCCAAGGTAGACGATCTCAGGGGGTCGCCGATGAGCGTTGGGAACCTGGAGGAGCTCATCGATGAGAACCACGCGATTGTGTCGTCCTCGGTGGGGCCTGAATATTACGTGGGGATCTTGTCTTTCGTGGACAAGGATCAACTCGAGCCTGGCTGCGCCATCTTGATGCATAATAAG GTTCTTTCTGTTGTTGGGCTTCTTCAAGATGAAGTTGATCCAATGGTGTCTGTAATGAAGGTTGAGAAGGCTCCTCTAGAGTCATATGCTGACATTGGTGGCCTAGATGCCCAGATACAGGAGATTAAAGAGGCAGTTGAACTCCCTTTAACGCATCCTGAATTATATGAAGACATTGGTATCAAGCCGCCTAAGGGGGTCATATTGTATGGGGAGCCTGGAACGGGCAAGACTTTGCTTGCGAAG GCAGTAGCAAACTCAACATCAGCAACTTTCTTACGTGTTGTTGGTAGTGAATTGATTCAAAAATACTTGGGTGATGGCCCAAAATTAGTGAGGGAACTCTTCAGAGTAGCTGATGACCTCTCACCTTCAATTGTTTTCATTGATGAAATTGATGCAATCGGTACAAAGAG GTATGATGCCCACTCAGGTGGAGAACGTGAAATTCAAAGGACCATGCTGGAATTGCTGAACCAGTTGGATGGTTTTGATTCAAGAGGAGATGTGAAAGTGATTCTTGCTACAAACAGGATTGAAAGTCTTGACCCAGCTTTACTTCGGCCCGGCCGAATAGATAGAAAGATTGAGTTCCCTCTTCCTGATATCAAGACAAGGAGGCGCATTTTCCAG ATACACACATCAAGGATGACATTGGCTGATGATGTCAACTTGGAGGAATTTGTTATGACTAAGGATGAATTTTCTGGAGCTGATATAAAGGCAATTTGCACTGAAGCTGGCTTGCTTGCTTTAAGAGAACGCCGTATGAAG GTAACACATGTGGACTTCAAGAAGGCAAAGGAGAAGGTGATGTTCAAGAAGAAAGAAGGGGTGCCAGAGGGACTTTATATGTGA